The proteins below are encoded in one region of Ferruginibacter lapsinanis:
- a CDS encoding PKD domain-containing protein — MKKSILQFSVKTYLKALLLVLSFGFASSSLHAQIFNEGFEEPDWRTGVGTGPGGSTSGQISITKTSASSTMTYYTASSSTTTVINTNPNSGVWWYSKVCTNSDTKLGKVHSATYAPKLSSSGYIITPVTSSAVASVTFWAQLGTPMTVGLATDPNVAQPSYSSSNPYPSAFGNFTTSFPANPVMTSYSIAYSNFPNSSDLTGPVRVGFFNYGGSSTYIDDIIVTAPTGTAPSVTTDNAVPGITNAVVTGTVTPGTLPLLASGIIWSTSPLTNAAADTALITKTYSHPSDLATFKDTIGILSPLTTYYTEAYVIGLDNSVRFGSVKTFTTNAVNVPTAKLVINNVYSNKINATGSVPDSGGLFVTEKGFVWNTGGSPTVTSNTGKVIEGSGGLSFTDILKGLNPSTKYCFRAYAKNSQGYGYSADSCITTGPPVPVLTAIPGVIDFGSNFFGSSPITVSYILTGKTLSPASGTITITCPAPFKVSTSAGAGFASSITINYTGGKLASTPIYVQLPTTAYGSWGYNTALTITHSGGGVSPVDADVVKLSGSITQAPEDVSNRGTEFWTGFAYQEKMKQQAGDPGEAIMALYIATGDQSADVTVDMPGLGAAGFTPQTFTIGPNSFKEVKGFPTGDPNDEMNPTNMPDARLYFTGVTNRGIHIVSTGAPVSVWMHTWTTGNSAAAAMLFPTNTWNSSYTVQAYGGTSNNSNPNSFFFVIASEDNTKLTFTPSNDILAYIVGQKDQAGNGTVFNEGHTPPQVLYKKGVTYTDAITLNKGEIFNAMGFISGSTGLDLTGTTVQTSCDKKIAVFGGNGRVLVKPVSSSSCGTDGSDHLVQQMFPTVAWGTKYLTVPTKNMEYNYYRVVVQDPTTVVTVKPASINKGTLVNGLYYQFDSNVPLDISSDKPINVTQFIIQGSCKTASVGNPGNGDPEMIILSPVQQAINKVTVYSAGIKKAGGGSNGNYINVIIEKAAIDNKSFSIDGIDFNNVTTKVDTGSAVTVAFGSSLVFLKDAFKPHPQDPNYYFAKFKVAALKAHTISSNYTFNAIAYGMGDGESYGYNAGTLIKNLSSIKFTDNPNGSDTSSTVVRTCKENPVTLKIALPYNPSQVTKIDWVPGGDPRITPNTTATGPVQGGTAKYDGTIIAEDGRTFYVYSSPVKYQFSDLAVYNFTVIAYGTFKSDCPGEDRQKIIVVVGRDNAYFEPKAACGSPTVTIDNFTTAMANTNITKTTWDFGDGTTSSIADPGTHTYNLASGTYYKIKLTTVNSIGCNSEYETEVDFGGGLKAEFTKDPVTAICQNGSYNFTDNTSATGTSGTPNKWEWNFGDGSPVVSQTSPTVQTHTYTTAGKFGVKLTVTTNQGCLDTYIDSVTVEATPVAKFAATTACLGDSIIFTDQSTITIGTIDIRSWNFGDGSPVLDDNTARAAHKYATSGEYEVSLTVKSSGGCPSAVYKLKVTVLALPINLFDKDVDCTNKKVTFTDKSTTAAGTIVKRHWNFGDGTRDDNNVVSPTHSYSGTGPYTATLWVETSNGCQDSANKATVTFSIAASPVSSFSLPGNICLPNAVATFANTSTITDGTEAEFTNAWDFGDGSPAATSTGLASIQHTYTGAGPYTVKLVTTSKFGCTSTATPKIVNTIFTQPKASFTPPAEVCVNAKAALSSTGTAAGSAPDMWYWSFDGTDNYGTLSKKDTVAAWATDGTQTIKHYLVSKVGCVSDTVSKSITVNPLPVNLFDKDIDCSIKKVTFTDKSTAAVGTITKRHWVFGDGARDDGNNATVSHTYSGTGPYTATLWVESSKGCQDSANRASVTFTISATPASSFTLPVANICLPAGIATFTNTSTIADGTEAGFVNSWDFGDGTKKDTSFGLASIQHSYTGVGPYTVKLTTTSVNGCNNTATPKILNTIYAQPKATFTAAPAEACLNSNASFSSTGSAAASTAADWYWDLGTGSFGTLSKKDTVAAWSVPGDKTIRHYIVSAVGCISDTANKTVTVNSLPTASFTQVAVGCAGKEVAFTDGSATTTTGATITEWNWNFGDGNKLKQTTAAAVKHTYATGGSYPATLVIRDSKGCISDTFRLTVDVYPNPVPLFTVTDICLPTIQPIFTDASTITSGSVTDWSWNFGDGTPAVTGVASTPHNYIAGNIYKVTLTATSDKGCTTTGAAVDVTATSAPIASDSIINSANLCSSSPVTLIDQSVPNGFGTVSKIEIFWNGVSDATNKTVDNAPATGGTYTHKYPDLSADQNYEVVIRAYSASGCYKDSARTIALLASPSLTFNAIPGICEEKDTIQIDVPQDANNLPIRTAFFSGEGITDSAGSFFPALAGPGNHLITYTDTATNGCVSKASQSVFVYATPTIKMDATKAVMLGDKIKLNPTITGNIQTYLWDPATYLDADNIKAPISTPAADITYTLTVTSKDGCEADSSVAVKVLKDFGVPNTFTPNNDGINDNWVIEELPSFPIQKVQVFNRYGQIVYETKKYNPLGWDGTYKGKPLPFGTYYYIIELNGMVEPKVGYVTIIK, encoded by the coding sequence ATGAAAAAATCTATTTTACAATTTTCTGTAAAGACTTACTTAAAGGCTTTATTATTAGTCTTATCGTTCGGTTTTGCTAGCAGTAGTTTGCATGCTCAGATCTTTAATGAAGGTTTTGAAGAACCGGATTGGAGAACGGGAGTTGGAACAGGACCTGGCGGAAGCACCAGTGGACAAATTTCTATTACAAAGACTTCGGCCAGTAGTACAATGACTTACTATACAGCCAGCTCTTCAACTACAACTGTAATCAATACCAATCCAAACTCCGGTGTATGGTGGTATTCGAAGGTTTGTACAAACTCCGATACCAAATTGGGCAAAGTTCATTCAGCGACTTATGCTCCAAAACTAAGTTCAAGTGGATATATCATAACTCCTGTCACGTCTTCAGCTGTTGCCAGTGTAACTTTTTGGGCTCAGTTAGGCACGCCGATGACTGTGGGTCTTGCAACCGATCCTAATGTGGCTCAACCTAGTTATTCAAGTTCTAATCCTTACCCTTCTGCATTTGGAAACTTTACAACTTCTTTTCCTGCTAACCCTGTAATGACTTCATACAGTATTGCCTATTCAAATTTCCCTAACTCTTCAGATCTGACAGGTCCTGTACGTGTAGGGTTCTTTAATTATGGAGGCAGTAGCACTTACATTGATGATATTATAGTAACTGCTCCTACCGGTACAGCGCCATCAGTTACTACAGATAATGCAGTGCCTGGAATTACGAATGCAGTCGTTACCGGTACAGTTACACCAGGAACATTACCGCTGCTTGCCAGTGGAATTATATGGAGCACCTCGCCTCTTACTAATGCAGCAGCAGATACAGCCCTTATTACAAAAACATATAGCCATCCTTCTGATCTGGCTACTTTTAAAGATACTATAGGAATTTTATCTCCTTTAACAACATACTACACAGAAGCCTATGTTATAGGTTTAGATAATTCTGTTCGTTTCGGAAGTGTAAAAACTTTTACAACCAATGCAGTAAATGTACCAACGGCCAAATTGGTGATCAATAATGTATACTCAAATAAAATCAATGCAACCGGATCTGTTCCGGATAGTGGTGGTTTATTTGTAACAGAAAAAGGATTTGTTTGGAATACAGGAGGTAGCCCCACTGTTACTTCTAATACTGGGAAAGTAATTGAAGGCTCAGGTGGCCTTTCGTTTACAGATATACTTAAAGGATTAAATCCTTCAACAAAATATTGCTTTAGAGCCTATGCAAAAAATAGCCAGGGCTATGGCTATAGTGCAGACAGTTGTATTACTACAGGACCTCCGGTGCCGGTATTAACTGCAATACCAGGCGTAATTGATTTTGGATCTAATTTCTTTGGTTCAAGCCCTATTACTGTAAGCTATATTTTAACCGGTAAAACGTTAAGTCCTGCCAGTGGTACCATTACCATTACATGTCCTGCTCCCTTTAAAGTTTCGACATCTGCAGGAGCAGGTTTTGCCAGCAGCATAACGATTAATTATACCGGGGGCAAATTAGCATCAACACCAATTTATGTTCAGCTTCCAACAACTGCATATGGAAGCTGGGGGTATAATACAGCCCTTACTATTACTCATTCAGGAGGAGGAGTCAGCCCTGTTGATGCAGATGTTGTTAAACTATCCGGAAGTATCACCCAGGCTCCTGAAGATGTATCAAATCGTGGTACAGAATTTTGGACCGGATTTGCATATCAGGAAAAAATGAAGCAGCAGGCCGGAGATCCGGGAGAGGCAATTATGGCTCTTTATATTGCTACAGGCGATCAATCTGCTGATGTAACTGTTGATATGCCCGGACTAGGGGCTGCCGGATTTACACCACAAACATTTACAATCGGACCAAATAGCTTTAAGGAAGTAAAAGGTTTCCCAACCGGAGATCCCAACGATGAGATGAACCCTACTAATATGCCGGATGCCCGTTTATATTTCACAGGTGTTACTAATAGAGGTATTCATATTGTGAGTACGGGAGCCCCGGTTTCTGTATGGATGCATACCTGGACTACAGGTAATTCAGCAGCAGCTGCTATGCTCTTCCCTACTAATACCTGGAATTCATCTTACACTGTTCAGGCTTATGGAGGAACATCAAATAATAGTAATCCTAACTCATTCTTTTTTGTAATCGCAAGTGAAGATAATACCAAACTAACGTTTACTCCAAGTAACGATATTTTGGCTTATATCGTTGGCCAAAAAGATCAGGCTGGCAATGGTACTGTTTTCAATGAAGGACATACCCCTCCTCAGGTTTTATACAAAAAGGGAGTAACTTATACCGATGCCATCACCTTAAATAAAGGTGAAATATTCAATGCCATGGGCTTTATAAGTGGATCTACCGGATTAGATCTTACCGGTACTACTGTTCAAACCTCTTGTGATAAAAAGATCGCAGTATTTGGTGGTAACGGTCGTGTATTGGTAAAACCTGTATCGAGTTCATCTTGTGGTACAGATGGGTCCGATCACCTTGTACAGCAAATGTTCCCTACAGTAGCCTGGGGAACCAAATATTTGACTGTTCCTACAAAAAATATGGAATACAACTATTATCGTGTGGTTGTACAAGACCCTACAACTGTTGTAACCGTAAAACCTGCTTCAATAAATAAAGGCACACTTGTTAACGGACTTTATTATCAATTTGATTCAAATGTCCCATTGGATATCAGTAGTGATAAGCCGATCAATGTTACCCAATTCATTATTCAGGGATCATGTAAAACAGCATCTGTAGGTAATCCCGGAAACGGAGATCCGGAAATGATCATCCTTAGCCCTGTGCAACAGGCTATCAATAAAGTAACTGTTTATTCTGCCGGTATAAAAAAAGCTGGCGGAGGCTCTAATGGTAATTACATTAATGTAATTATTGAAAAAGCTGCAATTGACAATAAAAGCTTTTCAATCGACGGAATTGATTTTAATAATGTAACTACCAAAGTTGATACAGGATCTGCAGTTACTGTTGCATTTGGATCTTCCTTGGTATTCTTAAAGGACGCATTTAAACCACATCCACAGGATCCTAATTATTATTTTGCTAAATTCAAAGTTGCCGCATTAAAGGCACATACAATATCTTCTAATTATACCTTCAATGCAATAGCTTATGGTATGGGAGATGGCGAAAGCTATGGTTATAATGCAGGTACTTTAATTAAAAACTTATCTTCTATTAAATTTACAGACAACCCCAATGGTAGTGATACTTCCAGTACTGTAGTAAGAACCTGTAAAGAGAATCCGGTAACGTTGAAGATCGCTTTACCATATAATCCTTCACAGGTAACGAAAATTGATTGGGTTCCAGGCGGAGATCCAAGAATTACTCCTAATACAACCGCAACCGGACCTGTTCAGGGCGGTACGGCAAAATATGATGGAACAATAATCGCTGAAGATGGTCGTACTTTCTATGTCTATTCTTCTCCGGTAAAATATCAATTCAGTGATCTGGCCGTATATAACTTCACGGTGATTGCTTACGGTACCTTTAAAAGTGATTGCCCTGGTGAAGACAGACAAAAGATCATTGTTGTTGTAGGACGTGATAATGCCTATTTTGAACCAAAAGCAGCTTGTGGAAGCCCTACGGTTACCATAGATAATTTTACTACTGCTATGGCAAATACCAATATCACTAAAACAACATGGGATTTTGGTGATGGAACAACATCCTCGATTGCAGACCCGGGAACGCATACCTATAATTTAGCTTCAGGTACTTATTATAAAATAAAATTAACAACTGTTAACTCTATTGGCTGTAATTCTGAATACGAAACTGAAGTTGACTTTGGTGGTGGATTAAAAGCAGAATTTACAAAAGATCCTGTTACAGCTATTTGTCAAAATGGTTCCTATAATTTTACTGATAACACCTCTGCAACAGGTACTTCAGGAACTCCAAATAAATGGGAGTGGAATTTTGGTGATGGTTCACCTGTAGTTTCTCAAACATCTCCTACCGTACAAACACATACATATACTACGGCGGGTAAATTTGGGGTAAAACTGACCGTAACAACTAACCAGGGATGTTTAGATACTTATATTGATTCAGTTACTGTTGAAGCAACTCCAGTTGCAAAATTTGCTGCAACCACAGCTTGTTTGGGTGATTCAATCATTTTCACTGACCAAAGTACAATTACAATAGGCACTATAGATATCCGCAGCTGGAATTTCGGAGACGGCTCTCCTGTTCTTGATGATAATACAGCACGTGCTGCACATAAATATGCAACGTCGGGTGAGTATGAAGTATCACTTACCGTAAAATCATCAGGAGGATGTCCTTCAGCTGTGTACAAACTTAAAGTAACAGTACTGGCATTACCAATCAATCTCTTCGATAAAGACGTAGACTGTACCAATAAAAAAGTAACCTTTACGGATAAATCAACTACTGCTGCAGGTACGATCGTAAAACGTCACTGGAACTTTGGTGATGGCACACGGGATGATAATAACGTAGTATCTCCTACACATTCCTACTCAGGAACAGGACCTTACACCGCTACCCTTTGGGTAGAAACATCCAACGGCTGCCAGGATTCTGCTAACAAAGCAACCGTTACTTTCAGTATCGCTGCTTCGCCGGTTTCAAGCTTTAGCTTACCGGGTAATATCTGTTTACCTAATGCCGTGGCTACTTTTGCCAACACCTCTACCATTACGGATGGTACGGAAGCTGAGTTTACCAATGCATGGGATTTTGGTGACGGCTCTCCTGCTGCTACCAGCACCGGACTGGCATCTATACAACATACCTATACAGGCGCAGGGCCATACACCGTTAAACTGGTTACCACCAGTAAATTCGGTTGTACCAGCACTGCCACACCTAAAATAGTCAATACCATCTTTACACAACCTAAAGCAAGCTTTACTCCTCCGGCAGAAGTTTGTGTGAACGCTAAAGCGGCACTCAGCAGTACAGGTACTGCTGCAGGAAGCGCTCCGGATATGTGGTACTGGAGTTTTGATGGTACGGATAACTATGGTACGCTTTCTAAAAAAGATACCGTAGCGGCATGGGCCACCGATGGTACCCAAACGATCAAACACTATCTTGTGTCTAAAGTAGGTTGTGTATCGGATACTGTTTCTAAATCGATCACGGTTAATCCATTACCGGTTAACCTGTTTGATAAAGACATTGATTGCAGTATCAAAAAAGTAACCTTTACTGATAAATCAACTGCTGCTGTAGGTACCATTACAAAACGCCACTGGGTGTTTGGAGATGGTGCCCGGGATGATGGCAATAATGCTACTGTATCGCATACTTACAGCGGCACAGGACCTTACACTGCCACACTTTGGGTAGAATCTTCTAAAGGTTGCCAGGATTCTGCTAACAGAGCAAGTGTAACATTCACCATCAGTGCTACGCCGGCTTCAAGCTTTACTTTGCCTGTTGCTAATATCTGTTTACCGGCTGGTATTGCTACTTTCACCAACACCTCTACCATCGCTGATGGTACAGAAGCAGGGTTTGTGAACAGCTGGGATTTTGGCGACGGTACTAAAAAAGATACCAGCTTCGGACTAGCGTCTATACAACACAGTTATACCGGGGTTGGGCCGTATACGGTTAAACTTACCACTACCAGTGTGAACGGTTGTAACAATACCGCTACCCCTAAAATATTGAATACCATTTATGCTCAGCCTAAAGCTACTTTCACCGCCGCTCCTGCAGAAGCCTGCCTGAACAGCAATGCTTCATTCAGCAGTACCGGTTCGGCAGCAGCCAGCACTGCAGCAGATTGGTATTGGGACCTCGGAACAGGCAGCTTTGGTACATTATCTAAAAAAGATACCGTAGCCGCATGGAGTGTGCCGGGTGATAAGACCATTCGTCATTATATCGTTTCTGCTGTAGGTTGTATCTCGGATACAGCTAACAAGACCGTTACCGTTAACAGTTTACCTACAGCTTCCTTTACCCAGGTGGCAGTAGGATGTGCCGGTAAAGAAGTGGCATTCACTGACGGGTCTGCCACCACTACCACCGGGGCCACCATTACTGAATGGAACTGGAACTTTGGCGACGGAAACAAATTAAAACAAACCACTGCTGCGGCTGTTAAACATACCTATGCAACAGGCGGAAGCTATCCGGCCACCCTGGTGATCAGAGACAGCAAAGGCTGTATCAGTGATACATTCAGATTAACCGTTGATGTCTATCCTAATCCTGTTCCTTTGTTTACAGTAACTGATATCTGTTTACCAACTATTCAACCAATATTTACTGATGCCAGCACTATTACCAGCGGATCGGTAACTGACTGGAGCTGGAATTTTGGTGATGGCACTCCTGCTGTAACAGGGGTAGCTTCTACTCCGCACAACTATATTGCAGGCAATATCTACAAGGTAACGCTTACGGCTACCTCAGATAAAGGATGTACCACTACAGGTGCTGCCGTTGATGTAACCGCTACCAGTGCGCCGATCGCAAGTGACAGCATCATCAACAGTGCTAACCTGTGCAGCAGCTCTCCGGTTACACTTATCGACCAGTCTGTGCCAAACGGATTTGGTACCGTTAGTAAGATCGAGATCTTCTGGAATGGGGTATCTGATGCTACCAACAAAACAGTAGACAATGCACCGGCTACCGGTGGCACCTATACGCACAAATATCCTGATCTATCTGCTGATCAAAACTATGAAGTGGTGATCAGGGCTTACTCTGCTTCAGGATGTTATAAAGACTCGGCAAGAACAATTGCGCTATTGGCTTCGCCTAGCTTAACATTTAATGCAATACCCGGTATCTGTGAAGAAAAAGATACCATACAGATCGATGTGCCGCAAGATGCCAATAACCTGCCGATACGTACTGCTTTCTTCAGTGGTGAAGGAATTACGGACAGTGCCGGTAGCTTCTTCCCTGCCCTTGCAGGACCAGGCAATCACCTGATCACTTATACCGATACTGCTACCAACGGTTGTGTAAGCAAAGCTTCCCAATCTGTATTTGTGTACGCTACCCCTACCATTAAAATGGATGCTACCAAAGCGGTAATGCTGGGAGATAAGATCAAACTCAATCCTACCATCACCGGTAATATACAAACCTACCTGTGGGATCCGGCTACTTACCTGGATGCTGATAATATTAAAGCGCCGATATCTACCCCTGCGGCTGATATCACCTATACACTTACAGTAACCTCTAAGGATGGTTGTGAAGCTGACAGCAGTGTAGCGGTAAAAGTATTGAAGGA